Proteins from a single region of Catalinimonas alkaloidigena:
- a CDS encoding SusC/RagA family TonB-linked outer membrane protein, translating to MLSKFTLYGLITHCILSGVLLANDTEAQPESRTSANEIKVDLQLHEVRLETAFQLIEQQTNLRFFYDRNQIDMDALVSSEKKIQSLAELLIDISRQTQLKFKRVNQDINVSKMDRRTEEKERFVLVAITVSGQVNDLDGEALPGVNVLIKGSSTGTVTDIDGMYSLSVPNEDDVLVFSSIGYTTQEVPVNGRSVIDIRMQEDIQSLSEIVVVGYGEQKKVNLTGSVATVDGEKLTRRPVTNTTSMLQGQVPGLRIVQNSGEPGNEGLNIRIRGQGTFSGAGSNPLVLIDGVEGNLADLDPNNIENVSVLKDAASASIYGSRAANGVILVTTKKGQEGRFNVEYNGNYAVHTPTKLFDLITNSAEYMELWNEAKLNSGISNGLYTQEEIDLYRNATDRTLYPNADWLDIVFNPAPTQTHHLSFNGGKEGTTYNLALGIVDQQGVMKGFDYKRYNARLNITSRINDNVKFGANLALKKGDRKGPRQGSTDLFLATMSQAPTYLPQLPDGRYTYKAYDFEYNNKNPVAIVENDVLRKTVDYTINAQGWADINFTESLNWYTKAAIVGNFDKWKDWRPSVPLYNYRTGEFATDLDVGGRGLITQDEQNIYTNIFSYLQYQKQFGIHTLNAQLGYSQEFNEYQYLYGFRRDFTGNLLRELDAGSPAVQNASGTTNEWAIRSFFGRLGYNYDERYLLEFNLRYDGSSRLYKDSRWGAFPSVSAGWRVSEEDFIQNAGINWLNDLKLRASYGELGNQNIGLYPYQSLLSLTGNYPFDNANLSSGAAQVALANQNIQWETTQITDFGLDLTVFKGLSLTFDWYKKRTTDILRSSQVTGVVGLTPPTVNNGTMENTGIELNLNYRNSVQDGTFSGLSYDVNFFIDRFKNELTQFGEREISGNVIKEEGRPWDTFYMLEWIGIFQDEAEVDSAPPQYNDNTEPGDLIFKDQNGDGVVNDDDRIPIDGQYPNFEYALNFNSSWKGLDFSFFFQGVEGRKIYVNNWGTIPFVQGSPPTTEWRSRWTEENPSTTMPKIYWGFNAPAKIRRTSSYFLQDASYLRLKNLTIGYSLPSTITERISLQKLRVYVSGDNLFTFTNYPGLDPERGGSGSFVNYPQNKIYSVGLNVQF from the coding sequence ATGTTATCAAAATTCACTTTATACGGCTTGATCACTCATTGTATTTTAAGCGGAGTGCTACTGGCCAATGATACTGAAGCTCAGCCTGAGTCTCGTACCAGCGCCAATGAGATCAAGGTGGATTTGCAACTGCATGAAGTAAGGCTGGAAACAGCTTTTCAACTGATAGAACAACAAACCAATTTGCGGTTTTTCTATGATAGAAACCAAATTGATATGGATGCCTTAGTGTCCTCAGAAAAGAAAATACAGTCGCTCGCCGAATTGCTGATTGACATTTCCAGGCAAACACAACTTAAATTTAAAAGAGTCAATCAGGATATCAATGTGAGTAAAATGGACAGGCGTACTGAAGAAAAAGAACGCTTCGTGTTGGTGGCCATCACGGTGAGTGGACAGGTAAATGATCTCGATGGTGAGGCCTTACCAGGTGTTAACGTATTAATTAAAGGTTCTAGTACCGGTACCGTAACAGATATTGATGGAATGTATTCACTCAGTGTGCCTAACGAAGATGATGTGCTTGTCTTTTCTTCTATAGGTTATACAACACAGGAGGTGCCCGTCAACGGAAGGTCGGTCATTGACATTAGGATGCAGGAAGATATACAAAGCTTAAGTGAAATTGTAGTGGTGGGTTACGGTGAACAGAAAAAAGTCAACCTAACCGGTTCAGTGGCCACTGTGGATGGCGAAAAGCTAACCCGCAGACCTGTTACCAATACAACTTCAATGTTGCAAGGCCAGGTTCCAGGTTTGAGGATTGTACAGAATTCTGGTGAACCTGGAAACGAGGGACTAAATATTAGAATCAGAGGCCAGGGAACGTTCAGTGGTGCCGGATCTAACCCTCTGGTATTAATAGATGGAGTGGAAGGAAACTTGGCTGACCTTGATCCTAACAATATTGAAAATGTATCGGTGCTCAAAGATGCCGCTTCTGCTTCCATTTACGGTTCAAGAGCAGCAAACGGGGTTATTCTGGTGACCACAAAAAAAGGCCAAGAAGGGCGCTTTAATGTGGAATACAATGGTAATTATGCTGTTCATACACCAACCAAATTATTCGATTTGATCACTAATTCTGCGGAGTATATGGAGCTTTGGAATGAAGCTAAACTCAATAGTGGCATAAGTAATGGTTTGTATACTCAGGAAGAGATAGACTTATACAGAAATGCTACGGATAGGACGCTTTATCCCAATGCCGACTGGCTGGATATTGTGTTTAACCCTGCGCCTACGCAAACCCATCACCTCAGCTTTAATGGTGGTAAGGAAGGAACTACCTATAACTTAGCACTAGGTATAGTGGATCAGCAAGGGGTGATGAAAGGCTTTGATTACAAACGCTATAATGCGCGTCTGAACATTACCTCTCGTATCAACGATAATGTGAAATTTGGTGCTAATCTGGCGCTGAAAAAGGGAGATAGAAAAGGGCCAAGGCAGGGCTCTACCGACCTCTTTCTGGCCACCATGTCGCAGGCTCCTACTTATCTACCTCAGTTACCTGATGGACGTTATACCTATAAAGCTTATGATTTTGAGTATAATAATAAAAATCCAGTAGCTATTGTAGAGAATGATGTATTGAGAAAAACAGTAGATTATACCATCAACGCACAGGGGTGGGCAGATATCAATTTTACCGAATCACTCAACTGGTATACCAAAGCCGCTATTGTAGGAAATTTTGATAAATGGAAAGACTGGAGACCCTCCGTGCCTCTTTATAATTACAGAACAGGAGAATTTGCTACTGACTTGGATGTAGGTGGTAGAGGATTGATCACACAGGATGAACAAAACATTTATACCAATATTTTTTCCTATCTGCAATATCAGAAACAGTTCGGTATTCATACACTGAATGCCCAGCTAGGTTATAGCCAGGAGTTCAACGAGTATCAGTATCTCTATGGATTCAGAAGAGATTTTACCGGAAATTTGCTAAGAGAATTGGATGCGGGAAGTCCTGCAGTACAAAACGCCAGCGGTACAACTAATGAATGGGCAATCCGCTCTTTCTTCGGAAGGTTGGGCTATAATTATGACGAGCGTTATCTTCTTGAATTTAACTTGCGTTATGATGGCAGCTCCCGTCTGTATAAAGATTCCCGCTGGGGGGCTTTCCCTTCCGTATCTGCTGGTTGGCGTGTCAGTGAAGAAGATTTTATCCAGAATGCTGGAATTAACTGGTTGAATGATCTCAAACTCAGGGCTTCATACGGAGAATTGGGTAACCAGAATATCGGATTATATCCTTACCAAAGCTTATTGTCCCTCACCGGTAACTATCCATTTGACAATGCCAACTTGTCTTCAGGAGCCGCTCAGGTAGCGCTTGCTAACCAAAACATTCAGTGGGAAACCACACAGATTACGGATTTTGGCTTAGATCTCACTGTCTTCAAAGGTTTGTCGTTGACTTTTGACTGGTACAAAAAACGGACTACTGATATTTTGAGAAGTTCTCAGGTGACCGGAGTTGTAGGACTAACACCTCCTACAGTGAACAATGGGACGATGGAAAATACTGGTATTGAGCTAAACCTCAATTACCGAAATAGTGTACAGGATGGTACATTTAGCGGACTTTCTTATGACGTCAATTTCTTTATTGACAGATTCAAAAATGAGCTCACCCAATTTGGAGAAAGAGAGATCAGTGGCAATGTAATTAAAGAAGAAGGTAGGCCCTGGGATACTTTTTACATGCTGGAATGGATCGGTATTTTCCAGGATGAGGCTGAAGTAGATTCGGCACCACCTCAATATAATGACAATACTGAACCTGGAGATTTAATATTTAAAGATCAGAATGGAGATGGTGTTGTGAACGATGATGACCGCATTCCTATAGACGGACAATATCCTAATTTTGAATATGCACTGAACTTCAATTCTTCCTGGAAAGGATTAGATTTTTCATTCTTTTTTCAGGGAGTTGAAGGCAGAAAAATTTATGTAAATAATTGGGGAACGATTCCTTTTGTGCAGGGCTCTCCTCCTACTACCGAATGGAGAAGTCGCTGGACGGAAGAAAATCCTTCTACTACCATGCCCAAAATTTACTGGGGCTTCAATGCTCCTGCCAAAATCAGAAGAACATCTAGTTACTTCCTCCAGGATGCATCCTACCTGAGGCTTAAAAATCTAACGATTGGGTATTCTCTACCTTCTACCATCACTGAAAGAATCAGCTTGCAGAAGCTAAGAGTTTATGTGTCAGGTGATAATTTATTCACCTTCACAAACTATCCTGGCCTGGACCCTGAAAGAGGTGGAAGTGGATCGTTCGTGAATTATCCACAAAATAAAATCTATTCTGTTGGGCTGAATGTACAATTCTAA
- a CDS encoding FecR family protein, with product MAELRTLLIRYFQGKCNPEEIVLLKKWIRSEEGERILEEFIDAQWKLPDDYTTVESNLLFEKIQQNISKKTPVWNERFVPYSHIGKYAASLLFFILSTLFLFHYLNRQEPQVREVSMFTKETQKGQKRTLNLTDGTRIVLNAESKLTFPEHFSDTLRLVCLTGEAFFEVAEDKNRPFIVHTSSIDIQVLGTSFNLHAYEEDSFAQVALLQGKVSVQSTQKKYGELVMELTPGEMASYNKSDQSFTKNAFDIKSTSGWKDGILYFKNAGYDEIIKRLEHWYGVRFTHEGNDKPLWMYNGEFENKSLEYVLESISYACKFSYTLKDTQVIINTL from the coding sequence ATGGCAGAACTTCGCACTTTACTCATCAGGTATTTTCAGGGAAAATGCAATCCTGAAGAAATAGTCCTCTTAAAGAAGTGGATTCGTTCAGAAGAGGGTGAGCGTATACTGGAAGAATTCATTGATGCCCAATGGAAACTGCCTGATGATTATACCACGGTGGAAAGCAATCTGTTGTTTGAAAAAATTCAGCAAAACATCAGCAAAAAAACACCTGTTTGGAATGAGCGATTTGTTCCTTACTCGCATATTGGCAAATATGCCGCATCTTTACTCTTCTTCATCCTTTCAACCCTGTTTCTTTTTCATTATCTCAATAGGCAAGAACCCCAGGTTCGTGAGGTATCAATGTTCACTAAAGAAACACAAAAAGGTCAAAAAAGAACTTTGAATCTGACTGACGGAACACGCATTGTACTAAATGCTGAAAGCAAGCTTACTTTTCCTGAACATTTTTCCGATACACTCAGATTAGTTTGCCTCACTGGAGAAGCTTTTTTTGAGGTAGCAGAAGATAAAAATCGCCCTTTCATTGTCCATACTTCTAGTATAGACATTCAGGTTTTAGGCACATCTTTCAACCTACATGCTTATGAGGAGGACAGTTTCGCTCAGGTAGCATTGCTGCAAGGCAAAGTAAGCGTTCAATCTACTCAAAAGAAATATGGAGAGTTGGTTATGGAATTAACACCTGGTGAAATGGCATCTTATAACAAATCTGACCAAAGCTTTACCAAAAATGCTTTTGATATTAAGTCCACGAGTGGTTGGAAAGACGGTATTTTATATTTCAAGAATGCTGGCTATGATGAAATTATAAAAAGGCTGGAACACTGGTATGGGGTAAGGTTTACCCACGAAGGTAATGATAAGCCCTTGTGGATGTACAATGGCGAGTTCGAGAACAAAAGCCTGGAATATGTGCTGGAAAGTATAAGCTATGCCTGTAAATTCTCCTATACGCTTAAGGATACACAGGTGATAATTAATACCCTCTAA
- a CDS encoding RNA polymerase sigma factor — MKLFLSRGRKPEDFTLVKSLRSGSERSYRLLFDKYHQKILRVSLSMGLVKEDAEEIVQDVFLLVWEQRQKLDENLSLNAFLLTLTKRFVIKKIRRSIISNSHQGNLICLKPAYHIETENKIIFNDLENYTQCCIQALPPVRKEILLLRKDEGLSNDEIALKLGISKRTVENHIYRAIKYIKQHLEKESVISSVVISIAIAFMIY; from the coding sequence ATGAAGCTATTTTTATCCCGGGGCCGGAAACCGGAAGATTTCACCTTGGTAAAATCTTTACGTTCAGGCTCTGAACGGTCTTACCGTTTATTATTTGACAAATACCATCAAAAGATTCTTAGGGTGAGCCTGTCTATGGGGTTGGTTAAAGAAGATGCGGAAGAAATAGTACAGGATGTGTTTTTGCTGGTCTGGGAGCAAAGACAAAAATTGGATGAAAATCTCTCTTTGAATGCCTTTCTACTCACACTCACTAAGCGTTTTGTCATCAAAAAAATTCGCCGGAGCATCATTTCTAATTCTCATCAGGGCAATCTGATCTGCCTAAAACCAGCTTATCATATAGAAACCGAGAATAAAATCATTTTTAACGACCTTGAAAACTATACACAGTGTTGTATCCAGGCACTTCCTCCTGTCCGTAAAGAAATCTTGCTGCTCAGAAAAGACGAAGGTTTGAGCAATGATGAAATAGCTCTGAAACTGGGGATATCCAAAAGAACTGTAGAAAACCACATATACAGAGCCATCAAATACATTAAACAACATTTGGAAAAAGAGTCTGTTATTTCATCAGTGGTTATCAGTATAGCCATAGCCTTTATGATTTATTAA
- a CDS encoding recombinase family protein, which translates to MNFIAYYRVSTKAQGRSGLGLEGQKKAVHRYLKETDCIVKEYVEVESGKRNDRPELEKAIQHVQQIEGKLLIAKLDRLSRNARFIFTLRDTHVPFVAADMPDANNLTVGIMAVLADHERQMISERTQAALQALIARGKQLGTPENLNEKARIIGENVRVKNAYFHPNNRRAGAFAISLYKQKLNYTEIARQLNEHGFTTRRNCSFTHVQVKRLIERYDVSYK; encoded by the coding sequence ATGAATTTTATCGCATACTATAGAGTTTCTACAAAAGCACAGGGGCGGTCAGGTCTAGGATTGGAAGGGCAGAAGAAAGCTGTGCATCGTTACCTCAAAGAAACGGATTGCATTGTGAAAGAATATGTAGAGGTAGAGTCAGGTAAACGGAATGACCGTCCTGAACTGGAAAAAGCCATTCAGCATGTACAACAGATTGAAGGCAAGCTATTGATTGCCAAGTTGGACAGACTGAGCCGAAATGCACGTTTTATTTTTACACTACGTGATACCCATGTTCCATTTGTGGCCGCCGACATGCCGGATGCCAATAACTTAACAGTGGGTATTATGGCAGTGCTTGCTGATCATGAAAGGCAGATGATTAGTGAGCGTACTCAAGCTGCCTTACAAGCTCTGATAGCAAGGGGTAAACAGTTGGGAACTCCTGAAAACCTTAATGAAAAAGCAAGAATAATTGGGGAGAACGTTAGAGTGAAGAATGCATATTTTCACCCAAATAATAGAAGGGCAGGTGCTTTTGCCATTTCTTTATATAAGCAAAAGTTGAATTATACAGAGATTGCTCGTCAGCTGAATGAGCATGGCTTTACAACACGCCGCAATTGCTCATTTACACATGTGCAGGTAAAGCGGCTTATTGAACGATATGATGTATCCTATAAATAA
- a CDS encoding IS982 family transposase, whose amino-acid sequence MTDYTIAIYCFMDDYLKISQPHIDIRRKVSDAEILTTALLSAQYFYGNQHTTCQYMQQHHGMAKIDKSNFNRHLHRLSNTLIRIFLALGESLKQLNTASRYLIDSFPVAVCKNIRIGRCKLLKHESYRGYNASKRQYFYGFKVQVVTTADGIPVDYLITAGSIHDNTALQAMSLYLPQGSELYADSAYTHYELEDLYEECDQVRLLVERKSNSKRQDNAAMRFLKKHYRKRIETCFSQVTARFPGKIHAVTPQGFLLKVVLFLFAFTFNKTLSTT is encoded by the coding sequence ATGACAGACTATACTATTGCAATATATTGTTTTATGGACGATTATTTAAAAATCAGCCAACCCCACATAGACATTCGTCGCAAAGTAAGTGATGCGGAGATATTAACTACTGCCCTGCTCTCAGCCCAGTACTTTTATGGCAACCAGCACACTACTTGTCAATACATGCAGCAACATCATGGGATGGCCAAAATAGACAAGTCTAACTTTAATCGCCATCTGCATCGCCTATCAAATACTTTAATCAGGATCTTTTTAGCATTGGGGGAGAGTCTCAAGCAACTCAACACTGCAAGTCGCTACTTAATAGATTCGTTCCCAGTAGCTGTTTGTAAAAACATTCGTATTGGGAGGTGCAAGCTACTAAAACATGAATCTTATCGGGGATACAATGCCTCCAAACGACAGTATTTCTATGGTTTTAAGGTACAGGTAGTTACCACCGCCGATGGTATACCAGTGGATTATTTGATCACGGCTGGTTCTATTCACGACAATACAGCTTTACAAGCTATGTCCCTATACTTACCTCAAGGTAGTGAACTTTATGCTGACAGTGCTTATACGCATTATGAGTTGGAAGACCTTTATGAAGAATGCGATCAGGTGCGCCTATTGGTAGAGCGAAAATCTAACTCAAAAAGGCAGGATAACGCAGCTATGCGTTTTTTAAAAAAGCATTACAGAAAGCGTATTGAAACCTGCTTCAGCCAAGTTACTGCTCGCTTTCCCGGAAAAATCCATGCAGTTACCCCACAGGGGTTCTTGCTCAAGGTCGTTCTGTTCCTATTTGCTTTTACTTTTAACAAAACATTATCCACAACTTAA
- a CDS encoding ATP-binding protein: MYVPGTEMHMITFSIIMLELVILFFQLIYFLERPSEKSRLWYLILLYLLIQYNVMGGLFPADNIPIPIIAQNIMAYTSAIIMSMYFAFYFYKAFNLEHFRWFAIYGTFNFVFLPFIATFIVPYLLTDNLTLSRKLFVVVPFIYCLVFIFNITKAVRKKYRNSPEGEYGSLFKERIISVYLALAFWISLPIITYFNGSQVLEVCMTNAGFLVMTITYIRSSVYNAKFEHRRLKISEQKLQKLNKELQKKVEDRTKKLVDINEQKTNTLINLTHETKTPLTLINNYLDEYINKYGINEELAVVKFNTEKLTKDITNLFDLERFEKGIEIYDYSESVDFSLSLKNSLVLFKSLAQHKNIRIHENIEDNILIQASSEAIGRVVNNLIENAIKYTEKKGEIKVKLYEKNGDIIFSIADNGIGIPSDMQNKIFEPYFQINKQKKNAQGLGMGLSIVKKIIDGLEGSIAVQSKTANESDTPGSTVTIILPRSQANVAEATKSISDSGNIRVQMSSPIPEDSIYDSELLSILVVEDNLSMLNYLSVKLKKHYNVYIAKSGTEALRKLDNLKDLDLIVSDVMMDSIDGFKFYQIVSERKEFGHVPFIFLTARTGKKDKLKGLSLGAVDYLEKPFSINELIYKIDSVLNNQIKQKNAIVSQVFKAIQNQGVVDHSSLEKNSFEENCQKYNLTLREVEIVKLIAQGLTYHTIAEQLHISSGTVSKHVQNIFNKVEVNSKIDLMNRIKVAI; the protein is encoded by the coding sequence ATGTATGTGCCTGGTACCGAAATGCACATGATTACTTTCTCAATTATAATGCTTGAGTTGGTAATCTTATTCTTTCAACTAATCTATTTTTTAGAAAGGCCAAGCGAAAAAAGCCGTCTGTGGTATCTTATCTTATTGTATTTATTGATACAGTACAATGTGATGGGTGGGTTGTTTCCGGCAGATAACATTCCCATACCCATTATTGCGCAAAATATTATGGCTTATACTTCTGCTATTATCATGTCCATGTATTTTGCCTTTTACTTTTATAAAGCTTTTAACCTGGAGCATTTCAGATGGTTTGCTATATACGGAACGTTTAACTTTGTGTTCCTGCCCTTTATTGCCACTTTTATAGTGCCATATCTGCTGACTGATAATTTGACACTAAGCAGAAAGCTATTTGTAGTGGTTCCTTTCATCTACTGCCTGGTATTCATTTTTAATATCACCAAGGCGGTAAGAAAAAAGTACAGAAACTCACCTGAGGGTGAGTATGGCAGTCTGTTTAAGGAAAGAATTATATCGGTCTACCTTGCATTAGCCTTCTGGATTTCCTTGCCCATCATTACCTATTTTAATGGTAGCCAGGTGTTAGAGGTATGCATGACCAATGCGGGGTTCCTGGTGATGACAATTACGTACATCCGTTCTTCTGTGTATAACGCTAAATTTGAACACCGTAGGCTCAAAATATCCGAACAGAAACTACAAAAATTGAACAAAGAACTTCAGAAGAAGGTGGAAGACAGAACGAAAAAGCTGGTGGATATCAATGAGCAAAAAACCAATACGCTTATCAATCTAACGCATGAAACCAAAACACCTCTTACACTGATCAATAACTATTTAGATGAGTACATTAATAAATACGGGATCAACGAAGAGTTGGCTGTAGTCAAGTTCAACACGGAAAAGCTGACTAAAGATATCACCAACCTCTTTGACCTGGAGCGTTTTGAAAAAGGAATAGAGATATATGATTACTCTGAAAGTGTTGACTTCAGTTTGAGCTTGAAGAATAGTCTGGTGTTATTCAAATCACTGGCACAACATAAAAATATCCGAATTCATGAAAATATAGAGGATAATATTTTGATTCAGGCTTCTTCAGAGGCAATAGGTAGAGTAGTTAATAATCTTATTGAAAATGCTATAAAGTATACTGAAAAGAAAGGGGAGATTAAAGTAAAACTATATGAGAAGAATGGTGATATTATTTTTTCCATTGCTGATAATGGTATAGGAATACCTTCCGATATGCAAAACAAAATATTTGAGCCATATTTCCAGATCAATAAGCAGAAAAAAAATGCACAGGGCTTGGGAATGGGGCTCTCAATTGTCAAAAAGATAATAGATGGTCTAGAGGGTTCTATCGCTGTTCAAAGTAAAACAGCCAATGAAAGTGATACTCCAGGATCAACGGTTACTATTATTTTACCTAGATCTCAAGCTAATGTAGCGGAAGCAACCAAAAGCATAAGTGATAGTGGAAATATACGGGTGCAGATGAGTAGTCCAATTCCCGAGGACAGTATTTATGACAGTGAACTACTTTCCATACTTGTTGTTGAGGATAATCTATCCATGCTTAATTACTTATCTGTCAAGCTCAAAAAGCATTATAATGTATACATTGCTAAAAGTGGTACAGAAGCTTTGCGAAAGCTGGATAACCTCAAGGATCTGGACCTAATAGTATCCGACGTAATGATGGACTCTATAGATGGATTTAAATTTTATCAGATTGTATCAGAAAGAAAAGAGTTTGGCCATGTACCCTTCATTTTTCTGACTGCAAGAACCGGTAAAAAGGATAAGCTGAAAGGTTTGTCATTAGGAGCAGTGGATTATCTGGAGAAACCATTCTCAATAAACGAATTGATATATAAAATTGATTCGGTCCTGAATAATCAAATAAAACAAAAAAATGCTATAGTCTCCCAGGTTTTTAAAGCTATTCAAAATCAGGGGGTTGTCGATCACAGTAGTTTAGAAAAAAATAGTTTTGAAGAAAATTGCCAAAAGTATAATCTCACGTTAAGAGAGGTTGAAATAGTGAAGCTAATTGCTCAGGGTCTAACTTACCATACCATTGCAGAGCAGCTTCATATATCGAGTGGAACTGTATCAAAGCATGTCCAAAATATTTTCAACAAAGTAGAAGTAAACAGTAAAATAGATCTGATGAATCGTATCAAAGTCGCTATCTGA
- a CDS encoding GNAT family N-acetyltransferase — MKVANSTHKSRIVEILSKAFADNKSTNYVIKNDNKRLDRIKGLVDYSYNICNAFGETWISDDLNACALILLPEKKKTTFKSVLWDAKLATGCIGLNRVGKVLKREALVHQNHPKEPYYYLWYIGVDPKQQNQGIGSAFMQEVLDRCDQKARPIYLETSTLRNLPWYKKYDFEIFNELDFSFPLYQLRRN, encoded by the coding sequence ATGAAAGTAGCAAATAGCACTCATAAGTCACGTATAGTAGAAATACTTAGCAAAGCTTTTGCAGATAATAAAAGCACCAATTATGTAATCAAAAACGATAACAAACGGCTGGACAGGATTAAAGGGTTGGTTGATTATTCCTATAATATCTGTAACGCTTTTGGCGAGACCTGGATATCAGATGATCTCAATGCCTGTGCTCTGATCTTATTGCCTGAAAAAAAGAAAACTACTTTCAAATCAGTATTATGGGATGCTAAACTGGCCACTGGCTGTATTGGACTTAATAGGGTAGGAAAGGTGCTAAAAAGAGAAGCCTTAGTACATCAAAACCATCCGAAAGAGCCATACTACTATTTGTGGTATATAGGAGTAGATCCCAAACAGCAAAATCAGGGAATCGGAAGTGCATTTATGCAGGAAGTATTAGATAGGTGCGATCAAAAAGCACGACCTATTTATCTGGAGACTTCAACGCTGAGGAATTTGCCCTGGTACAAAAAGTATGACTTTGAGATATTCAATGAGCTAGATTTTTCCTTTCCACTCTACCAGCTGAGAAGAAATTAA
- a CDS encoding JAB domain-containing protein — MADPKVIFAAALKVNSSAVSVAHNHPSGNHVPSKADIDLTRKLKQEEQFLDLPILDHLILSKESYYSFAATLERTRGFFSPFFLFAPTSIHIHVKLTLTL; from the coding sequence TTGGCTGATCCTAAGGTAATCTTTGCAGCCGCTCTCAAGGTTAACAGCTCGGCCGTTTCGGTTGCTCACAATCACCCTTCCGGGAACCACGTTCCATCAAAAGCAGATATAGACCTGACGCGCAAACTCAAGCAAGAAGAGCAATTTCTGGATCTTCCAATTTTAGATCATCTGATTTTAAGCAAAGAGAGCTACTATAGCTTTGCTGCCACCTTGGAAAGGACGAGGGGTTTCTTTAGCCCTTTTTTTCTATTTGCCCCAACTTCAATTCATATACATGTAAAATTAACCCTAACTTTATAG
- a CDS encoding ATP-binding protein, whose translation MVIRGARQVGKTTAIHAFAKEFDQYLYFNLELAEDKEVFQGFRDIDTLLQGLFFLRSKKLDKLDQTLLFIDEIQEMPEAMNILRYFYEQVPELAVIAAGSLLEILFNPKATFPVGRVEYRVIRPVSFPEFLKATGEEAALDQLQQVPINDFAHEKLLRLFHTYALLGGMPEVIQHYAQYRDLTALAPIYESLIATYLDDVEKYANNASQIQYIRHAIRSVFKEAGHRIKFQGFGRSEYGSREMGEALRTIEKALLIHLVFPQTNATLPLLPDHRKSPRLQVLDSGLVNFSLGIQKEIIKTDDLDQIYQGTLIEHLVGQEILASQSNVLSGLHFWVREKKTSQAEVDFLYPYEQQLIPVEVKSGAEGKLRSLHLFMDMAPHNTAVRFYAGKIRISMANTPDGKTYKLLNLPYYLVSQLKGYLDWMKERQIEE comes from the coding sequence ATGGTGATAAGAGGAGCTCGCCAGGTAGGAAAAACAACTGCTATACATGCTTTTGCCAAAGAGTTTGATCAGTACCTATACTTTAACCTTGAACTTGCTGAAGATAAAGAGGTTTTCCAGGGGTTTCGGGATATAGATACACTTTTACAAGGATTATTCTTCCTGAGGAGTAAAAAGCTGGACAAACTGGACCAGACCCTCCTATTTATAGATGAAATTCAGGAAATGCCGGAGGCGATGAACATTCTGCGTTATTTTTATGAGCAGGTGCCTGAGTTAGCCGTTATCGCAGCGGGTTCATTATTAGAAATACTTTTTAATCCGAAAGCAACTTTTCCAGTTGGTCGTGTAGAGTACAGAGTTATCAGACCAGTTAGCTTTCCTGAGTTTTTGAAGGCAACGGGAGAAGAAGCCGCTCTGGATCAACTCCAGCAAGTGCCGATAAATGACTTTGCTCATGAAAAGTTACTACGACTATTTCATACATATGCGCTATTGGGCGGTATGCCGGAAGTGATACAGCATTATGCCCAGTACAGAGACCTGACAGCATTAGCGCCCATTTATGAATCATTGATAGCTACTTATTTAGATGATGTAGAAAAGTATGCTAATAACGCCTCACAAATTCAGTATATCCGACATGCCATACGCTCGGTCTTTAAGGAGGCAGGACACCGCATTAAGTTTCAGGGCTTTGGCCGATCTGAATACGGTTCCAGAGAGATGGGCGAAGCACTGCGAACCATAGAAAAAGCACTGCTTATACATCTGGTTTTTCCTCAGACCAATGCCACATTACCTCTGCTACCCGATCATCGTAAATCGCCCCGGCTACAGGTATTGGATTCCGGACTTGTGAATTTCTCTCTAGGCATTCAAAAAGAAATTATCAAAACCGATGACTTGGACCAGATATACCAGGGTACTTTGATAGAACACCTGGTAGGACAAGAAATACTGGCCAGCCAAAGTAATGTATTAAGTGGATTGCACTTCTGGGTACGGGAGAAGAAAACCTCACAGGCAGAAGTAGATTTCCTGTACCCCTATGAGCAGCAACTCATTCCGGTAGAGGTAAAATCCGGGGCTGAAGGGAAGCTACGCTCTTTACATTTATTTATGGATATGGCTCCTCATAATACAGCTGTACGCTTCTATGCAGGAAAAATCAGAATCAGTATGGCTAATACACCGGATGGTAAAACCTATAAACTCCTTAACTTGCCTTACTATCTGGTATCCCAGCTTAAAGGGTATTTGGATTGGATGAAAGAAAGACAAATTGAGGAATAA